Proteins found in one Paenibacillus sp. FSL R10-2782 genomic segment:
- a CDS encoding STM4012 family radical SAM protein, with product MKAMHLNHSLLTGAEGNPPAGLDAGSASGSPWPENPAQWARTIREAPYRSYLYSYPHKTAYRPFDTQLSLQELWEKEELESYFLYMHIPFCAARCGFCNLFTLPDKRLDVHKEYVDALERQARQWAPIMGGRPFSRFAIGGGTPTLLEAPLVERLFDIAENIMGLDPEHASISVETSPDTVTEDRLEVLKRRRTDRVSMGIQSFVESESAAIYRPQKPKLVREALARLVEYDFPLLNVDLIYGLPGQTVETWLYSLEEALSYAPGEIFIYPLYIRENTILKPGYTGLDHDIRLSLYEVARERLKQAGYVQYSMRRFAKNDDALGKELLPYSCQEEGMAGLGCGARSYTRNVHYASRYGVSAAATRGIIADYVAAERHDLADYGFILNVEESKRRFILKALLHREGLELSAYAARFDASLADDFAGMSLLLDSGMAVVVDDTLRLTEEGMAYSDAIGDWMISTAVRERMEGYVGA from the coding sequence ATGAAAGCCATGCATTTGAATCACTCGCTTCTAACGGGAGCAGAAGGCAATCCCCCTGCAGGGCTGGACGCAGGCTCAGCATCAGGGTCTCCATGGCCTGAGAACCCTGCCCAATGGGCACGTACGATCCGTGAAGCTCCCTACCGCTCCTATTTGTACTCTTATCCGCATAAAACGGCCTATCGGCCGTTTGATACACAGCTCTCACTGCAAGAGTTGTGGGAGAAGGAGGAGCTGGAGAGCTATTTTTTGTATATGCATATTCCGTTTTGCGCGGCTCGTTGTGGATTCTGTAACCTGTTCACTTTGCCTGACAAGCGGCTGGATGTGCATAAGGAGTATGTGGATGCGCTTGAAAGACAAGCCCGACAATGGGCGCCAATCATGGGTGGTCGGCCGTTTTCACGCTTTGCGATCGGCGGCGGTACGCCAACCTTGCTGGAGGCTCCTTTGGTCGAGCGATTGTTTGACATTGCGGAAAATATAATGGGTTTAGACCCGGAACATGCTTCCATTTCGGTGGAAACGTCGCCGGATACGGTAACCGAAGATCGGCTGGAGGTGCTCAAGCGCCGCCGAACGGACCGTGTCAGCATGGGGATCCAGAGCTTTGTGGAGTCGGAGAGTGCGGCCATATACCGCCCTCAGAAGCCCAAGCTTGTACGAGAAGCGCTTGCGCGGCTGGTGGAGTACGATTTTCCGCTGTTGAACGTGGATCTGATCTATGGTCTCCCCGGTCAAACGGTGGAAACGTGGCTGTACTCTCTGGAAGAGGCATTATCTTACGCACCGGGTGAAATTTTTATTTACCCATTATACATTCGGGAAAATACGATTTTAAAGCCGGGCTATACCGGGCTGGATCATGATATTCGTCTCAGCTTGTACGAAGTAGCACGTGAAAGACTCAAACAGGCGGGATATGTACAATATTCCATGCGCCGTTTTGCCAAAAATGATGATGCACTCGGCAAGGAGTTGCTGCCATACAGCTGTCAGGAGGAAGGCATGGCCGGTCTGGGCTGCGGTGCGCGCTCCTATACGCGTAATGTTCACTATGCTAGCCGATACGGTGTTAGTGCAGCCGCAACGCGCGGTATTATTGCTGATTATGTCGCCGCCGAGCGCCATGATCTGGCTGACTACGGTTTTATTTTAAATGTGGAGGAGAGCAAGCGGCGTTTTATTCTGAAGGCACTTCTCCATCGTGAAGGTCTGGAGCTATCTGCTTACGCCGCGCGCTTCGATGCGTCTCTGGCGGATGATTTTGCAGGAATGTCCTTGTTATTGGATTCTGGTATGGCGGTGGTTGTGGACGACACACTGCGACTGACCGAGGAAGGAATGGCTTATTCCGATGCGATTGGCGATTGGATGATATCCACGGCAGTACGGGAGCGGATGGAAGGCTACGTAGGCGCATGA
- a CDS encoding YxcD family protein, producing the protein MILSMDEIVNAICLHMAERKGVQPTDVTVELSWEEDTGYSAEVHVQGRSQYLVEANMIEAILRYLHSEYNMRAYREQVRLDLDEEITAIVQTD; encoded by the coding sequence ATGATTTTAAGTATGGATGAAATTGTAAACGCCATCTGTCTGCATATGGCTGAACGCAAAGGCGTCCAGCCCACTGATGTGACAGTAGAATTAAGCTGGGAAGAGGATACAGGATACTCAGCAGAAGTCCATGTACAGGGTCGCAGCCAGTATCTGGTGGAAGCCAACATGATCGAGGCCATCTTGAGATACCTGCATTCCGAGTACAATATGCGTGCCTATCGCGAGCAGGTCAGACTGGATCTGGACGAAGAAATTACAGCCATTGTCCAGACTGACTGA
- a CDS encoding STM4011 family radical SAM protein, protein MRATLYYRGSLASCNYACPYCPFSKNVDSRETLNKDRAQLERFADWVREQGTLGHRLSIFFNPYGEALIHSWYRKTMIEFSHMAHVDKVAVQTNLSAKLDWARELNPKTAALWATYHPGETKEPAFISQGMKLYELGISYSVGTVGLRQAFPAIHSLRSQLPKDVYLWVNAYKDRPHYYTDAEIAELTAIDPYFQWNLQDYSSQGRACRAGEDVFYVQGDGRVKHCYQDRRVLGHLYRDGLEGLSAKRPCRMKECGCYIGYIHMEEQPFREMYGSGLLERAPQVPVSSAPHI, encoded by the coding sequence ATGAGAGCAACCCTATATTATCGTGGCTCGTTGGCTTCGTGCAACTATGCTTGCCCTTACTGCCCGTTCAGCAAAAACGTGGATAGCCGTGAAACATTGAACAAGGATCGGGCGCAACTGGAGCGTTTTGCCGATTGGGTACGGGAACAGGGAACTTTGGGGCATCGACTATCCATATTTTTCAATCCGTATGGAGAAGCTCTCATTCATTCCTGGTACCGCAAGACCATGATTGAGTTTTCCCATATGGCGCATGTGGATAAAGTGGCTGTACAGACGAACCTGTCCGCTAAGCTGGATTGGGCCAGGGAACTGAATCCGAAGACGGCTGCGCTGTGGGCGACGTATCATCCGGGAGAGACGAAGGAGCCGGCTTTTATATCTCAAGGTATGAAGCTATATGAACTTGGTATTTCCTACAGTGTCGGCACCGTGGGACTGAGACAGGCTTTTCCCGCTATTCATTCCTTGCGATCACAGCTTCCGAAGGATGTTTATTTGTGGGTCAACGCTTACAAGGATCGACCACATTATTATACCGATGCCGAGATTGCTGAATTAACGGCTATAGATCCCTATTTCCAATGGAATTTGCAGGATTACAGTAGTCAGGGGCGGGCGTGTCGCGCTGGAGAGGATGTATTTTACGTACAGGGTGACGGACGTGTAAAACATTGCTACCAGGATCGGCGAGTGCTGGGTCACTTGTACAGAGATGGCCTTGAAGGACTAAGTGCCAAGCGTCCGTGCCGGATGAAGGAATGCGGCTGTTATATCGGGTACATTCATATGGAGGAGCAGCCATTTCGGGAAATGTACGGCAGTGGTCTGCTCGAAAGAGCACCCCAGGTTCCGGTATCCTCAGCTCCACACATTTAG